GCTGTTTTAAGACCCAATTGCGCGCAACGAATAGCGCAGACATAGCCGCCGGGGCCGGAACCGATGATGATGACGTCGTAGCTGGACATGGGGTTTTCCTTCGAATTTGGGCTGTAAAGAACCTGTATAGAATCCGTATATATTCTGTATATACAGCTGCCTTACATCAGAGTTGAGATAATCATGATGACGGTCGCCATAAAGCCGACGAACCAGATGAGAGAGCGCCACGGGCCTTTGCCGATGAGATAGGCAGGGACGTATAGCACGCGGGCGATAAGATAGGCCCAAGCGGCGGTTTGGGTGAGCGATGTGGATTGATCGGACAGGGTGACCACGACCACGGCGAGGGTGAACAGGATCAACCCCTCAAAATGGTTGTTCAACGCACGTCGTGCGCGGCCAGCGTAGCCCTGAAGCTCGACAGGGGTGTCGCGTGGGCCGAGTGCAACTTTTGTCGGCACCTGCATGTTCGCCAGCGTTGAGTAGAGGAAGAATTGAAGTGCTTGCAGCAGGCCTGCGAGGGCGAGGATGGTGAGTTCGGGGGTCATTTGTCTTCTTTCAAAAACGCTTCGGGGACCATCATTTCTGCCACATCGCTATTGAACCAAGGATCATCTTCTTCAAGCGGGAGCTCAAGACCACGGAGGTGTTCCGAACTACCGGTCCCATGCTCAATCCTCGAACGTAGCCTCGAATGGCGGTCTTGAGCTACCTTCAGTAATTTTTCTCTAGTTTCCTCGTCGTTAGAGCTTTCGATCATGCAGCTCAAAAGCGTGGACAACTCATTTTCAATGAGCATGTATTCAGCGGAACGTCTGGTTTGAACCTGACGTATTGTTTGAACAGTCTTGGTAATTACCTCCAAGTCTCTTTGAAGTCGCCGAACGGCGGTAAAGATGAGCCAGAGCAAAACTAGCAATATGGCAGGCCAAAGCCAGTGTTCAAACTCAGTCATTTTATCATATCGCCCGTGCTTGCACGGGCAGCCCCCGACCCTCCCCACGGGAGGGGGCTTCACCCCCACCCAGGGTCGCGGGCTGCCCTATGTTGCGTGCAGTCATTAGAGGTCCATGAGGAGGCGACGTGGATCCTCAAGCGCTTCTTTGACTCGTACGAGGAATGTCACAGCGCCTTTGCCGTCTACGATGCGGTGATCGTAGGACAGGGCGAGGTACATCATCGGGCGGATCACGACTTCACCTTTGATCGCCATCGGGCGGTCTTGGATTTTGTGCATGCCCAAGATGCCGGACTGTGGTGGGTTCAGGATCGGTGAGGACATCAGCGAGCCGTAGACGCCACCGTTAGAGATGGTGAACGTACCGCCCTGCATTTCTGCCATGGACAGTTTGCCGTCGCGGGCTTTCGCGCCCATTTCGGCGATGGCTTTCTCGATGCCAGCGAAGGACATCTGATCCGTGTCGTTCAGAACCGGAACCACGAGGCCCGTTGGCGTACCCGCCGCGATGCCCATGTTGACGTAGTTTTTGTAGACCACATCGGTGCCGTCGATCTCGGCATTCACCTCAGGCACTTCTTTCAGGGCGTGGATACAAGCCTTGGTGAAGAAGGACATGAAGCCGAGTTTGACACCGTGCTTCTTGAGGAACAGGTCTTTGTACTCGTTGCGCAGGGCCATCACCTCGGTCATGTCGACCTCGTTGTAGGTGGTCAGCATGGCGGCGGTGTTCTGAGAGTCCTTGAGGCGACGCGCGATGGTCTGGCGCAGGCGCGTCATCTTCACGCGTTCTTCGCGGGCTTCTTGGTTTGCAGCGACTGGCGCGCGTGGCGGTGCGGCTGCAACAACTGCGGGCGCAGGGGCTGCCAATGCGTTCAACACGTCCTCTTTCATCACGCGGCCGTCTTTGCCGGTGCCTGTGACGTCTGTCAGATTGTTTTCTGCCATCAGTTTTTTGGCGCTTGGCGCGTCTTCGACGTCCTTTGCTGAGGATGCCGCTGCCGGAGCCGCGGCTGCCGCTGCTGCGGGCGCTGGGGCCGCGTTTGCGTCTGTGGACATGATCGCGAGCTTGCCGCCCGCTTCAACTGTTGCGCCTTCTTCGGCAAGGACTGTGGTCAACACGCCAGCGGCAGGTGCAGGCACCTCAACAGAAACTTTGTCGGTCTCAAGCTCACACAGCATTTCATCTGCGACGAATGCTTCGCCCGGCTTTTTGAACCATGTGGATACTGTTGCTTCGGTTACGGATTCACCGAGCGTTGGGACCATGATGTCCATTTCATTTCCTCCGGATGCAGGTTCGGCCGCCGCTTTTGCAGCAGGAGCAGCCTTTGTTGGGGCGGCTTCGCCACCAGCTGAGATTTGAGCCAGTAGCGCATCAACACCAACTGTATCGCCTTCGGCAGCTACGATTTCGGACAGGGTGCCAGCGGCGGGTGCTGGGACCTCAACCGTTACTTTGTCTGTTTCAAGTTCACACAGCATTTCATCCTGCGCGACAGTATCGCCGGGCTTTTTGAACCATGTTGCGACAGTTGCTTCTGTGACGGATTCGCCAAGGGTTGGGACGCGGACTTCGGTCATTATTTTGATCCTTTAACGGTGAGCGCTTCGTCAACGAGAGCGGCTTGTTCTGCTTTGTGGCGCGACGCGAGGCCCGTTGCGGGCGATGCGGAAGCGGCGCGACCCGCGTAAACGGGACGTGTGTGTGTGGCTTTGATCCGTGTGAGGACCCATTCGATGTTGGGTTCCATGAACGACCAAGCGCCTTGGTTCTTTGGCTCTTCCTGACACCAAACCATTTCGGCATTCGCGAAGCGTTCCAATTCCTTCACCGCGGACTGTGCTGGGAAAGGATAGAACTGTTCGTAGCGCATGATGTAGACGTCATTGATGCCACGTGCGTCGCGTTCTTCCAGAAGGTCATAGTAGACTTTGCCTGAACACATAACGACGCGTTTGATTTTGTCGTCTGCAACCAATTTAGTGTCTGAATTTCCGTGCTGGGCGTCGTCCCACATAATGCGGTGGAAGGATGAACCGTCTTGGAATTCTTCCGCTTTGGACACTGCCATCTTGTGACGCAAAAGCGATTTCGGCGTCATCATTATCAGCGGCTTGCGGTAGCTGCGGTGCAACTGACGGCGCAGGATGTGGAAGTAGTTGGCCGGTGTTGTACAGTTCGCAACGATCCAGTTGTCGCCGCCACACATGGTGAGGAAACGTTCCAGACGTGCGCTTGAGTGTTCTGGCCCTTGGCCTTCATAACCGTGCGGTAACAGGCAAACGAGACCGGACATGCGCAGCCATTTGGATTCACCAGAACTGATGAATTGGTCAAACATGATCTGCGCGCCGTTGGCGAAATCACCGAACTGGGCTTCCCAAAGGGTCAGCGCGTTTGGTTCTGCCAACGAGTACCCATATTCAAATCCAAGCACGGCATATTCAGACAACATGGAGTCGATGACTTCGTAGTTGCCTTGGCCGTCACGGATATGGTTGAGCGGGTAGTAACGCTCTTCTGTGTCTTGGTTCACGAGGCCAGAGTGACGCTGCGAGAACGTACCACGTGTGGAATCCTGACCGGACAGGCGAACAGGGTAGCCTTCAGTCATTAAAGAACCAAACGCGAGCGCCTCACCAGTTGCCCAATCGAACCCTTCGCCGGTTTCGAACATCTTGGCTTTCGCGCCAAGAATACGGCCAACGGTTTTGTGCAGTGGGAAGCCTTCGGGTGCAGAGGAAAGCGCCTGACCGATTTGGTCAAACGTTTCTTTCTTGATCGCGGTTTTACCGCGCTGATATTTGTCTTTCTGGCTGTCCAGATGGGACCACTTGCCATCAAGCCAGTCAGCCTTGTTTGGCTTGTAGTCAGTTCCGGCTTCGAATTCAGCAGCCAGATAATCCTGGAACGTCTGCTTCATATCCTCAATCTCGCCCTCAGGCATGAGGCCGTCTTTCACGAGGCGGTCTGTATAGAGCGTCAGTGTTGTCTTTTGCTGTTTGATCTTCTTGTACATCACCGGGTTGGTGAACATCGGTTCGTCGCCCTCATTGTGACCAAAGCGGCGGTAACAGATGATGTCCAGAACCACGTCTTTGTGGAACTTCTGGCGGAATTCAGTCGCGACGCGTGCGGCGTGAACCACGGCTTCTGGGTCGTCGCCATTCACGTGGAAAATCGGTGCTTCGACGACCAGCGCGTTGTCGGTCGGGTAGGGGGATGAGCGCGAGAAGTGCGGCGCAGTTGTGAACCCGATCTGGTTGTTGACGACGATGTGCATTGTGCCGCCTGTGCGGTGACCGCGCAGACCTGAAAGCGCAAAGCCTTCTGCAACAACGCCTTGGCCCGCAAAGGCCGCATCGCCGTGCAGCAGGATCGCCATGGATTTCGTGCGGTCGACGTCGTTTGTCTGGTCCTGTTTGGCGCGCACTTTACCAAGAACAACTGGGTTCACGGCCTCAAGGTGGGACGGGTTCGCAGTCAAAGACAGGTGAACCGAATTGCCGTCGAACTCACGGTCAGATGACGCGCCGAGGTGGTATTTCACGTCGCCAGAACCATCAACGTCTTCGGGCTTAAAGGAACCGCCCTGAAATTCGTTGAAGATCGCGCGGTACGGCTTTTCCATAACATTGGCGAGAACGGACAGGCGGCCACGGTGGGGCATGCCAATCACGATATCTTGGAGACCCAACTGGCCGCCACGTTTGATGATCTGCTCCATCGCGGGGATCAGGCTTTCGCCGCCATCAAGGCCGAAACGCTTGGTGCCCATGTATTTGACGTGGAGGTATTTCTCAAAGCCTTCGGCCTGAACAAGGCTGTTTAGGATCGCCTTGCGGCCTTCTTTGGTGAAGGCAATCTCTTTGCCGTAGCCCTCAATGCGTTCTTTCAGCCAGCCCGCTTCTTCTGGGTTGGAGATGTGCATGTATTGCAGCGCGAACGTGCCGCAATAGGTGCGGCGCACGATGGCGATGATTTCGTTCATCGTTGCGTGCTCAAGGCCCAGCACGTTGTCGATGAAGATCTTGCGATCCATATCGGCGGCGGTGAAGCCGTAAGACGCGGGGTCCAGCTCAGGGTGTGGAGTC
This Octadecabacter temperatus DNA region includes the following protein-coding sequences:
- the odhB gene encoding 2-oxoglutarate dehydrogenase complex dihydrolipoyllysine-residue succinyltransferase, with protein sequence MTEVRVPTLGESVTEATVATWFKKPGDTVAQDEMLCELETDKVTVEVPAPAAGTLSEIVAAEGDTVGVDALLAQISAGGEAAPTKAAPAAKAAAEPASGGNEMDIMVPTLGESVTEATVSTWFKKPGEAFVADEMLCELETDKVSVEVPAPAAGVLTTVLAEEGATVEAGGKLAIMSTDANAAPAPAAAAAAAPAAASSAKDVEDAPSAKKLMAENNLTDVTGTGKDGRVMKEDVLNALAAPAPAVVAAAPPRAPVAANQEAREERVKMTRLRQTIARRLKDSQNTAAMLTTYNEVDMTEVMALRNEYKDLFLKKHGVKLGFMSFFTKACIHALKEVPEVNAEIDGTDVVYKNYVNMGIAAGTPTGLVVPVLNDTDQMSFAGIEKAIAEMGAKARDGKLSMAEMQGGTFTISNGGVYGSLMSSPILNPPQSGILGMHKIQDRPMAIKGEVVIRPMMYLALSYDHRIVDGKGAVTFLVRVKEALEDPRRLLMDL
- a CDS encoding MAPEG family protein, with translation MTPELTILALAGLLQALQFFLYSTLANMQVPTKVALGPRDTPVELQGYAGRARRALNNHFEGLILFTLAVVVVTLSDQSTSLTQTAAWAYLIARVLYVPAYLIGKGPWRSLIWFVGFMATVIMIISTLM
- a CDS encoding 2-oxoglutarate dehydrogenase E1 component, with product MTDQSSNDIFHASSFMQGHNAEYIEQLYARYADDPNAVDESWRDFFASLGDAPSDAKAEAAGASWGRADWPPVPNDDLTAALDGQWAAEPEAAGKKIKAKAADAGVAISEGQVRNAVLDSIRALMIIRAYRIRGHLVADLDPLGMRDQTPHPELDPASYGFTAADMDRKIFIDNVLGLEHATMNEIIAIVRRTYCGTFALQYMHISNPEEAGWLKERIEGYGKEIAFTKEGRKAILNSLVQAEGFEKYLHVKYMGTKRFGLDGGESLIPAMEQIIKRGGQLGLQDIVIGMPHRGRLSVLANVMEKPYRAIFNEFQGGSFKPEDVDGSGDVKYHLGASSDREFDGNSVHLSLTANPSHLEAVNPVVLGKVRAKQDQTNDVDRTKSMAILLHGDAAFAGQGVVAEGFALSGLRGHRTGGTMHIVVNNQIGFTTAPHFSRSSPYPTDNALVVEAPIFHVNGDDPEAVVHAARVATEFRQKFHKDVVLDIICYRRFGHNEGDEPMFTNPVMYKKIKQQKTTLTLYTDRLVKDGLMPEGEIEDMKQTFQDYLAAEFEAGTDYKPNKADWLDGKWSHLDSQKDKYQRGKTAIKKETFDQIGQALSSAPEGFPLHKTVGRILGAKAKMFETGEGFDWATGEALAFGSLMTEGYPVRLSGQDSTRGTFSQRHSGLVNQDTEERYYPLNHIRDGQGNYEVIDSMLSEYAVLGFEYGYSLAEPNALTLWEAQFGDFANGAQIMFDQFISSGESKWLRMSGLVCLLPHGYEGQGPEHSSARLERFLTMCGGDNWIVANCTTPANYFHILRRQLHRSYRKPLIMMTPKSLLRHKMAVSKAEEFQDGSSFHRIMWDDAQHGNSDTKLVADDKIKRVVMCSGKVYYDLLEERDARGINDVYIMRYEQFYPFPAQSAVKELERFANAEMVWCQEEPKNQGAWSFMEPNIEWVLTRIKATHTRPVYAGRAASASPATGLASRHKAEQAALVDEALTVKGSK